In Tachysurus vachellii isolate PV-2020 chromosome 10, HZAU_Pvac_v1, whole genome shotgun sequence, the following proteins share a genomic window:
- the ythdf2 gene encoding YTH domain-containing family protein 2, translated as MNHLDPIQRPKGQGNKVQNGAVAQKETLNDDEFEPYLNAQPRQSNAYTAMSDSYMPSYYSPSIGFTYSLNEAAWSTGGDPPMPYLASYGQLSNGEHHFLPDAMFGQSGALGSNPFMGQHGFNFFPSGIDFSAWGNSSSQGQSTQSYAYAPSSLGGAVIDGQSPFTANEPLNKAVGMNSLDQGMAGLKIGAGDMTPKVVGSGLPGGPLNQVSAAPSMPAPSIAPAKVASWADIASKPAKPQPKIKTKGTLGGTNLPPPPIKHNMDIGTWDNKGAVPKAATPQQPALPTNGQPPNQASPQPAAPAGGVPQLPLTNGQLAPPTVPLGQHPQAPNGQPGMGPPQLQGPPPPAQPSQPNRWVPPRNRANGFGDAAGGASQSPPSAGIAGVSVPQEPHPVLEKLRLVNNYNPKDFDWNPKQGRVFIIKSYSEDDIHRSIKYNVWCSTEHGNKRLDAAYRSLGGKGPLYLLFSVNGSGHFCGVAEMRSPVDYNTCAGVWSQDKWKGRFDVRWIFVKDVPNSQLRHIRLENNENKPVTNSRDTQEVPLEKARQVLKIIAGYKHTTSIFDDFSHYEKRQEEEESVKKVEVQGNDPYSSNHSRSHYRVQDRQGRVK; from the exons ATGAATCACCTGGACCCAATCCAGAGACCGAAAGGCCAAGGAAACAAAG TGCAAAACGGAGCTGTTGCCCAAAAGGAGACTTTAAATGATGACGAGTTCGAGCCTTATCTGAACGCTCAGCCTAGACAG AGCAATGCATATACGGCCATGTCCGACTCCTATATGCCTAGCTACTATAGCCCCTCCATAGGATTCACCTACTCGCTTAATGAAGCAGCGTGGTCCACAGGTGGTGATCCTCCCATGCCCTACCTGGCCTCTTATGGACAGCTTAGCAATGGGGAGCACCACTTCCTCCCGGATGCCATGTTTGGGCAGTCAGGGGCACTTGGGAGCAACCCTTTTATGGGTCAGCATGGTTTCAACTTTTTCCCCAGTGGGATTGACTTCTCTGCCTGGGGGAACAGCAGCTCTCAGGGACAGTCCACGCAGAGTTATGCCTACGCACCCAGCTCGCTCGGGGGTGCTGTGATTGATGGACAGTCTCCATTCACCGCCAATGAGCCTCTTAACAAGGCTGTAGGGATGAACAGTTTGGACCAGGGTATGGCAGGGCTTAAGATCGGGGCAGGAGACATGACACCCAAAGTAGTTGGTTCTGGACTTCCTGGTGGACCTTTGAATCAGGTATCAGCAGCTCCAAGTATGCCTGCACCTTCTATTGCGCCTGCGAAAGTGGCATCCTGGGCGGACATCGCCAGCAAGCCTGCCAAGCCCCAGCCTAAGATCAAGACTAAAGGCACCTTGGGGGGTACGAACCTTCCCCCCCCACCAATCAAACACAACATGGATATTGGCACATGGGATAACAAAGGGGCGGTGCCAAAAGCAGCAACACCTCAACAGCCAGCACTGCCCACCAATGGACAGCCACCCAATCAGGCCTCTCCTCAGCCAGCTGCACCTGCCGGAGGGGTGCCACAGCTTCCCCTCACAAACGGACAGCTTGCACCCCCTACTGTTCCATTAGGACAGCATCCCCAGGCTCCTAATGGGCAGCCAGGTATGGGTCCGCCTCAACTTCAAGGCCCACCCCCTCCAGCACAACCTTCTCAACCAAACCGCTGGGTTCCCCCTCGTAACCGTGCCAACGGCTTTGGAGATGCAGCGGGTGGGGCCAGCCAGTCCCCTCCCAGTGCTGGAATAGCTGGCGTCAGCGTGCCACAAGAGCCGCACCCGGTCCTCGAGAAGCTGCGGCTTGTCAACAACTACAATCCAAAGGACTTTGACTGGAACCCCAAGCAAGGAcgtgtgtttattataaagagCTACTCTGAGGACGACATCCATCGCTCAATTAAGTACAACGTGTGGTGCAGCACAGAGCATGGCAACAAGCGACTGGACGCAGCATACCGCTCTCTGGGTGGAAAAGGCCCTCTGTACCTGCTTTTTAGCGTCAACGGTAGCGGCCACTTCTGTGGTGTGGCTGAAATGCGCTCACCCGTGGACTACAACACGTGCGCTGGCGTGTGGTCGCAGGATAAGTGGAAGGGTCGGTTTGACGTGCGCTGGATCTTTGTCAAGGACGTGCCCAACAGCCAGCTGCGTCACATCCGCCTAGAGAACAACGAGAACAAGCCAGTGACCAACTCTCGCGACACGCAAGAGGTCCCACTCGAAAAAGCACGGCAAGTCCTCAAGATCATCGCGGGCTACAAGCACACCACTTCTATTTTTGACGACTTCTCGCACTATGAGAAGCgccaggaggaggaggagagtgtTAAAAAG